The nucleotide sequence acgaccggagcgtccggtcggcccgaccgttgtccagtgaaggggtaacggctagtttagcccttggggctataaatagaagtggccttcggccatggctggcgcggagcacctcaagggacttagtgtccatgcttgtgagtgcttgggagccctccatcacacatatacttgatagtgatcattcgattgtgtgagtgagcgattctagtgcgattgcatcgtgaggttgcatcgagtggcactaggtgatcgagttgcaagccggtggtgcttgttactcttggaggttgccacctcctagacggcttggtggtggtctccgtcgaagcgcgcaagaagcttgtgcggcgctccgaagaagtgcttgtgaggggcattgtgctcgccccgcgggagccgcgaagagcaactctagtaaagcgtgtcattgagctaccctcactcaaggggttggttcttgcggcgcccgacgtgcgggcttagcgggtgatgctaattagccgtcgaaccaccaagtgagcggtcgacacaacggggactagcgtgttggcaaacacgtgaacctcgggagaaaaatcatcgtgtcaaccttgttcttcccgttggtttgcatccccattacacaagcttgcaattacttttatacatattaagcttgtgtagttgctcttgtaattagatagcttgtgtagcttgctaattaccttcttgcttgtgtagcatagaagtagctcccttgcatggctaatttggttttagtaaccttgttagtcacattgcttagtttgtgtagctaagtatttgcgctctctaattaggcattggttgccttgttattgagcattgctagtgagcttagttagctttgtgcttttgcttactagcatgtgtaggagctcccttgttgcttaaagtactagtggcataggtttgtgtgaccttgctcctagaattgtttaggagagctctagctagcccggcaccttggttgcataattgttatctttgcaaggtgctagtgaacatatatagtggggtatagtcttggctagaccgatagttttaattccgcatttatatcggttagccgacgcgattaagttcttgaaaagactattcacccccctctagtcgccatctcgacccttcaactgtttggagaagcgccggatgaagtctcggagagactcgtccggcttctggcggcagctcttaagatcccaggaattcccggggcgtacgtaagtgccctggaagttcccgacgaagatcctaactaagtcgcgccagtcgtggatttgcgagggagggaggtgctcgagccaggctcgtgccgagtccgacaagagcagagggagattgcggatgatgagcaggtcatcgtccgcgccgcccagctagcaggccaggcggtaatcgacgAGCCAGAGCTccaggttggtctcgccgctgtacttcgcgagattggccggctgtcggaaccgggcgagGAAAGGAGCCgcgtggatggccctgctgaagacccgagggcctggcggctcaggggaaggactacggtcctcaccgctgtcgtagcgaccgcctcggtgcgggtggtagccccgggcggctccgttGTCGTGGTGCCGTCGCCCGCCAACTACTTCGCGGTCGCCCCGTGCCTCGCGTTGGTCTCTAGGTCGATCGcgtaccgagggggccctgttgaccgtcggcgtGCGAGCGGCCTCGAGGCGGACCGAGGCGTCCTGGCCCCGGTGAGGTTGCGCTGCGGGCTGCTCTGAAGTGCCTCCGCGCcagcgggaggcggaactttcgacctgctgcactgctgcggtctcgaggaggtcgcggagctcttcgcggacccgtcgcccctcggtggtggagggctcgggcatcgctcggaccagcatcgcagccgctgcgacattctggctagcgcgattaaagattgggggtggctctcccccctcgttatcgttgatgcggtgatggacgtcgcgggccctccctcgggctccccTGCCCTCAccacgcccttgctgctcctgctcaagagtgtcccgaagctgttgcagaaggagccggtcctgttcgaccttggcttgaagctcgcggagctgctctaggtctgggcgtcgatgtcctccgcgaacaggattctcgttccgtgctgccggggattcgagacgcggaggtgtggcgtcgcccgcccctgcccggggcggggaatggttgcctatcctctcgtcctcttcgcccgcccttggcatcccgagcccgacgtggaagcactcatgagatggatcgtaagtcccttcgtcgtcggagtcagagtagccgaggcagtagtcgcttacAGCCAAGAAtcggcgcaaagccccagggttgtggagttcggagaagtccgccccgggccatgcctcgtcctcgtccgaggagtcggagcGGATGCTCAGGTCgggagcgaagcgctggcggcgttccgaggggtgctcgtgaatggcagcgtaagcgtaggcgtaagaggcggcggcatttctcaatccAAAGGGGGATGGcgacggtgccgtctccatattctgccccgccggggtcggctctccagggagtggtggagcggagccagACGGCTGGGTATCGCCGCAAGCCgccggcgattttccttcgtccatgctcaggccagacaggtccccagccaggaaccccgtaccaacagctagtcgtagggtatcggcggggagtggcgtgccgccctgggttcgcgtagcgtcggggtggccttgctcgcgtcgtgcctggcgagcatggcgagagcggctgcccgggcgccgcctgcgcctgggctgccggggcatgacttcatcgtcggacggtggggctcgaggggcgaggagcgccatgtcatactcatgccctagagacatgaactctaggcttccgaaccaaactatggtgccgagacgcaatggtcgtatggggtctgccattcgGAACTCGCTAGGATGATGAAGCCGACACGcagcacccctacctggcgcgccaactgtcgatgttttggaaccgggggtccctcaaccaacgagtgagtttgtgctgcgtgcccctaatcccggatggtgatgcaaagagacacaatgtttatactggttcaggcaatcgaggccctacgtccagtctgagagattgatcttgtattccttgcaccggagtgctcgtagtagggggttacaagctaggtgagagagggggctagccccaggtctcggtgagggtggtgcaggctgcttgaggcgttgttctcaagcagcgtagtggAAGTGTCAAATTCTATCGGTCTGTTCGTCTCTTCTCGGTCtgccctagaaatggccctggtgcctcccttttatactctaagggagacctGGGACCGTACATGGattgctacatagcgcttctgtaaacggggtggcgtgtccgagccctgtagccggccactgtcgtggtatggtcgatagagtggccctgtccttgtcgtgcagaagtgacacgccggtcatactcgatcttgtgcgtcgtggggctccagtatagcttgatgcaggacatggcgggcgacgtgctggtcaccgtgtaatgacgtcgtagggagcagcggTCCTGCAGacgccgaggccaagccatcgtggggggctcggcggacgtggatcctcaggctgccgagcccctgaagcaaactgccgaggccttgggggagttattggacctgggtactgattccgaggccacagtagcccagacgtggctccccatgctgcgctgtccttggagcaggagttgacagctcagtgaggcatgggcgtcagccATGTGCATaatggttagcacagtggcgggtaatccctgcccagtccgggcgatgtgcgggtcatcgtgtgatgacgtcgtggggagctgtggctctgcaggtgccgaggcccagccatcgtggggggctcggcggatgTGGGTCCTCAGGCTgctgagcccctgaagcaaactgccgaggccttggaggaaattattggtcctgggtactgattccgaggccacagtagcccagacgtggctccccatgctgtgTTGTCCTTGGAGTAGGAGTTGGCAGCTCAGTGAGGTGTGGGCGTcagccatgtgcatagtggttagcacagtggcgggtaacccctgccccgtcccgcttcctgtcccgtcggccactctgttgtactgtgccgagcgtgcggccgatgtcaggagcagcagttggctgagttaatgcgacatgaCGTTTTGttagagggacgggagaaggaagaggcagcggagtgctgccgagcccgcctcgcgcgagacggagggtcagtggcccggccgaggccttcgaCGGGGAGTcgctcgaggtcagcggtgagggggcctcgggcgagtcggagaatcggccgaggccagcggtgtggggggcctcgggcgagtcagagaaccggccgaggccagcggtgttttagctggtttcgatctttacgaagtctaagtagTCGTTTTTTAGGTCTtacttagggtaccccttctcacggcatCCGACAAGTTGTTAGTCAAGGAATCCAAACAGAGCCTTAGTCGCATTAGTATCGCGTTACACTGGATGTTAATCTGGATTAGATGATGCAATTTGTTGTTGTTTGTTTTGCCTGAATAAGAAGCTGTTTGTAATTGGGCCTCGTTAACTTTGCaaaaaaaagtgaacccgatgaatagtaccactttcgtcttatttgacaaatattgtccaatcatagaccaactaggctcaaaagattcatctcgtgattttcaactaaactgtgtaattagttatttttttatctacatttaatattccatgcaagcggctaaaaattgatgtgatggagagagagtgaaaaaacttggaatttggatggcatctaaacaaggccttggtttCTGCGTAAGTGGCCATACCGTGTATTGAATTGTGGAGCGAGTGCAAGAGAAAATGTGCATGTTGGATACACATGATTTAGCCGAATTGTGGGATGCAATGTAAGCTTGCTTTGAAGATCTATATAGCCTAAACATGTACGAGCTGAACTCGGGGCCTGGTTAAAAAGATGTATGTCATAATTAATCTGATCTATGCTGATACttatatgatataaaaaatagggTAAAGTTCACTTTAGGACCTCCAACTATCACAGAAGTATGGATTTCACCCTccaacttcaaaaccggataacattggccctccaactctcgaaaaagttcacttTAGGACCCTGGCCGGTTTCCCTGGTGGTTTTGCATGGCACTGTAGCAGTGCTGACGTCAGCGATGACGTCAGCACTTCTTTTTAATTTGCAAAATTGATATCTTTTTATTCGGAGCttcaaatatagcaaataatatatcaattttgatcgtctcgacgagctctttgcaatggtgtactccgttttgttgtttgagataattttatttcatgaaaaaaataaatatttctacaaaacaagttaGAATAACataactcgtggaatttgttagataaataatatttttattattatgtaACACGAAATGTTGTCTTTTTAGGTTCATTTGACCATAGAATATATAAGTTTGACCATTTTTGAAATGCAATAAttcaaaacttgttttgtagaaataTTTCTGCTTCGTGTCCGCCTGGTCCGCAAATATTTATGCAATAATTCAAAATATTTCTGCAATAATTCAACAAGGGCGCCGTGTCCGTCCGGTTCTGGCTGCACGACACGAGCTTCTGCTTCGTGTGCTGCCACCTCGCGTCGGGCGGGCGCGAGGGCGACGAGGCGCACCGCAACGCCGACGCCACGGAGATCCTCGCCCGGACAACCTTCCCGCGGGGGCACGCGCTCAACTTACCGATGCCGCACAAGATTCTAGACCACGAGTAAGCCACTCACTATTGCTGCTACCTGCTCCCTCAATTCAATCTAGCTATCCACTGCCACTTCATGCGGTCATACTCATGCCATGCCAGCCAGGAAACAGATACGTACAGGTCGGCCGAATGGTCGTCCAGTTCCTGTGTGCTGCAATAGTAGCCGTAGGAAAGGAAAAATGACAGGTGTACACGAATCGTATACTGTATCGGATTTGGGTACAAGATAaatataatactactactaccactagctacTTAATTTCACCACAAAAACAGAAAAAAACTACACTAGGAGCAGTAAACATATCGTTTGATCGTGTCATATGTTGACAGTTAGTTAACCGCAGCTAGGGAAGGTTAATTCAAAAATATCTAAGCGATCGTGGCAGGTCTGATTGACCGTCCAACTCCCTGTTTTATATACTGACTACGTTGGTGTTGTACATATACAAATATACAAAGTATATAAAATACTTGCATACGTCAGCTTAATTGCAtaacttgttttgtagaaatatttatttttttatgaaataaaattatctcaaacaacaaaacggagtacaccattgcaaagagctcgtcgagacgatcaaaattgatatattatttgctatatttggagctcCGAATAAAAAGATATCAATTTTGCAAATTAAAAAGGCACTGCTACAGTGCCACACAAAACCGCCTGGGAAACCGGCGAGGGTCCTAAAGTGAACTTTTtttagagttggagggccaataTTATCCGGTTTTAAAGTTAGAGGTTGAAATCCATACTTCTACGATAGTTGGAGGTCCTAAAGTGAACTTTACCCTAAAAAATATTAGTATTGTTTTTATAGAGATGATTAAAATTAAGATTGTTTGACTTCTCGAGAAGCGATAATCGTATTCTTTAGGTGAGTACTAGTTATTTAAATTGAAAATAATTGCAAAGACATGAGCTGAAATTTATGCAGAATCTATCACCCAAGCAATAGAAAACATCAAAGTAGTTATTTAAATTGAAAATAATTGCAAAGACATGTGCTGAAATTTATGCAGAATCTATCACCCAAGCAATAGAAAGAAaacaaaatttcaaaaaaaaacgcgccaggtaggggtcgaaCCTACGGCCttctgcttaggaaacagacgcTCTATCCACTGAGCTACAGGCGCTTCTGTGGTTGTATCTGATAGTGTTTGTGTTGATAAGTGATCAATCTCTGTCTATTTCTCCAACACTAGAAGATAAAAGTTACCTCCTTCATTGTTGAGCATGAAATAAATGATGTGCACTAACGACAGCAAAATGGCAAAAACTTCAAAAACCTGGATCGTTAACTTGTAAAGTTTGAGGAAATGCCAGAGAAGATGTGCACTAACAGCAGGAAAATGGCAAAAATTTCAAAAACCTGGATCATTTACTTAACTTGTAAGGTTTCAGCATCAAAATAAAAAGGAATTCTCGCAAAAAAGGACAAAAGAGGATTTCAACAAAAAAATGAGAAAAGCTTGTTGTGGAAAGATATGCATTTAGCTCGTTGTTTCGAATACATGAATAATAAAAAAGGACATGTGTGCACCTTTTTTAGGCAACCAACATATTCTTTACAGTTGGAACAAAAGAGTACATATCTGCTAACATTTTCCTGTTTTTTCTTGCATGCATAGGCTATTCATAGTACAATGCTCCCCATGAGTTTCTTTTAATTAAAAGAACATCGTTGTGATGACAGTCCAAATGGATGAATTCACATGGAGTCTCTCCTACATGTATGCAGAGGACCAAATATGCCATTCCATTTCTCTGCGCCTTTTGTCAACTCCTGTAAAACTGTAATCCACGAAACATAAGCTATTGTCCAGCATACGCTTGCAGATTTTTCTGATCCAGGAAAAAAGTTACCTCACCTCAAGTCATTTATGTTTTTCCTTGTCAAGCGCAATTTCAACAAGCTGAATGTTCCCCTGAAGCGAAGCAGCCTTGCATGGTGGCAGGAAGGAGAAACCATCCAGCAGTTTCAAACACTTCAAACCCCACTTGACCATCAAAGACTCAATCAGATGATGACCACTGCGTAGACAAATCCAACAGGTGAGGTAATTTATCAGAAACGGTGCTTGCCACACTTCTTCCAAGTGCAACAGCAAACAGGGGCGTGAAATGATTCGTTGGTACCTGCGGTTGTGGTATGTGGTTATGAAAACCGCCCCAGAAGAATTTTCGAGAAGAAAGGTCACCGTCGCGAACAGATCATCAAAATCTTGCCAAATGGACGCAGTGGTATGTCAGTCAGCCAAAACAATGACAATACAAATGGAAATGGGTAGGTAGTCAGTGAATGGATGGGACACAAAATGATCATTCGCATTTGAGAAATAACAGTAATAATAGATACACTGAACACGGTAGAGTAGAATAGTAGCTCACTTGCTGAGTCGTAAAGTACATCAGCTCCAAGAATAATGTCAGGATGTAAATCAAATAGTGGTTCATCCCATTCTCCCCACGTAAGTCCTGAAACCTGCATGGTTATGAACTAATCTTAAACTCTCTGAATTCGATGGCATGCAACATGTAAAGCTCTGTACGTGAAATCAAACCATACAGTACAACTGGCACTATTGAGAGCACATATTCTTCTGATGTTGTTTAGTACCTATAGTCAGTAGAAACAAGGAGGAAATCAACCATACTGAAGTTCTGACAAGAATCAAATGATAAGGATTCCTAAGATGGATTGAAACTCACTTCTGAATTCTGTGCAATGTCTGTTAGTGTTACATCTGCTCCAACCTTTGCAGCTACTAATCCTGGCAGTGACGTCCCAGCACCAAGCTGCAAATGATATGTGCAAATTAGATAAGAGCGTAACTGCAATATTGTTCCGTCAAACAATAATATACGTGCAGAGGAATGCAGGATTCCATAAAGAGAGGATTTTTCGGCCTCAGACGTGGAGAATAAGTACTCCTATTGACCCAAGATTGTTCAGTGAACTGACAACTCACATTTACAATTGGTCACAGTAGCAAGTGGACCACATTGGTGATCGGTGGATGGGAAGTTGAACGAACACAAAGATGAGAAGTAGTGGTAGTACCTCAACAACTCTTGAAGCAGAGAACCGTGACCTCTGCTGCCACACATACTCTGCAAGAATGACACTGCATGGCCAGACAAACATGCCGTAGTCCTCTTCGATGTTCTGTATGTAAACCCAACCAAAAGGATGTCAGGACACAAGAGCACAGCAAGAGAAGCGTGGGTAAAACTAATAAAGGACCGAAGCCAAGCGCGTGTGCTTCGTGTAGCACCACGAGGCAGCAAACGCCTTGGCGGCAAATTATCAAGCACTTGCTGGGCGTTCCAGCAGGCACCAGCATGGCAACCGCCGCATCCCGCATTGGATCGCCGTCTAGACGCGACGCGATCGAGATTGAAACTTGAAAGACGCCGCAGCGACTGTCCGGACGAAACACCCGGCCCCAGGCCCCCAGCATGTGAGCAGAGCAGTGGCTCTCGGCTAGCTATCCGACGCGAGCGTGGGGAGGTACGAGATGTCACGGATGCGCGTACCTCGATGATGTCGACACGGAGGTCGTGGTGGTGCTCGGACGCGCTGCCGCCGAAGTAGTGCCGCGACACGGTGGTCATACGCGCGGGGGCAACGGAAGCGGCCCGGCCACCGGAGCCGCCGCCTTCCATCGCGACGCCTGTCTAAACTGTGCATCTCGCAGCAAACCGCAGGGAGGACGAAGCAAATCATTGCAAATGAACAATAGAAGGAAAATGTTATTATAATTATTGACAAGTTTGGGGATGTAGCTCAGATGGTAGAGCGCTCGCTTAGCATGCGAGAGGTACGGGGATCGATACCCCGCATCTCCATTTCtgttttttaatttatttccatTACCActctaaattttttatttttcccctTCAGCGCATCTCCATTCTATTTATTCCCTTTTTTTTTTCTAGGGCAGCTCTTTTTATTCTATTTTTTTCTATGGCAGCTCTTTCCATTACTATTCtaaattttttatgttttttattttttttccttaAGTGCATCTCCATCCTATTTTTTTATTTCGCATTCTATTTTTTATTCCCTTTTTTTCCCTGTCATCAAGTCAGTTCAATGGGGTCTTCCAGTTGAGGTAaaaaattataagatttaaaaaaaaagtgGTCTGGTGTCCATATGTACAGATTTGTGTGGGATCATGGTTTGTGTGGGATCGATATAACTTTGTCACTGAAAATATATCCCGTTCTCATTTTTATTTTCCACTGATATTTTAATTTCGGTACGTGACCTAACGCTTGCTTAGCTCTCTCTCCCTGAAACTGCACTGCAGTATGTTTTGTCAACTTAGTAATTGTGAGGATATTTGTATTTTCGTTTCGTAAGAGAATGGATGTGACTGCAGTATGTTATAAGTGTACTTGCTTCAGTTGGAAACTGAAAAAGATAAACTGCACTGGACTCATAAGTTACATAGAGAAAATGTGGCAATATTTATGGTCTAGACTAGAATAGGCAAAGGCAATCTTGCGGTGTATATGCTGCAACCACAATAAATATTTATGGATGGGATATAGTAGCTGCAGTGCTAGAGGCCGACGCCCCTAGCTTGCAGGAGGAGCAGGCAAGCAGAACAACAACACGTCTTCTCCTTCTTGTTGAGCTCGGCCACACTCTCTCTCCTTGAGCTTTCTGATGCGCTTGTTCTGTCTGTGCTGGTGCTGGCTATAGAAGAAGAGAGTAGCGCCAGGACTGGTAGCACTCTCCAGGTTAACTGGTCGTAGCGCTCCCTGCACGTACTGTCTGTAGTTGCACAAGCTAAGTTGCGTCTACTCTGCAAAAGAAAAACGTATATAGAATCACGGCAGGTTGCAAAAAAAACATAGAATCACAGTATAGGTCGGAAAAGTTATCGAAATATACGTATATCGCAGATTGATACTCGATAATATCATGGTCGGACAAGATTTTCATGAAGGCTATCGAGGCAACGATATATAATTAAGCAGGGCCAAACATTGAGCAACAGACTGATAGATGATTACTAGTAAGACAAGACATTAAGTAGCAGGCATTGCTAGATCATCTTTTCTTTCAAAGTTGACCTTAAGAGTGTATATGTACCTATATATTTCCTAAAAAAACGATTTTTGGTATTAAAAAAAGAACCCCTTCCAAcaggagtgtgtgtgtgtgtgtgttttaccAATTGATTTTTTTACAAACTCTTGGGAGATGTATATGTGCAGGGACGGAATGAAGGTGTGTTGTAGAGACAATTTTTTTGCAGCTTCTGTTAAGATTTGGATCGACAGATAAGTTGCAATGCATGCATGGGGAGTCAGAATCCCATGGCGTGCGATCGATGCAGAGTTTGTACTAGCTAGCGCACTGCAGCGATTCATCATCCACGAGAGGTATCCATCATCATTTCGAGGAGATTAATATAAGAACGAATAGGATTAATCAAGTGAAAGCAAATAACCGGCTGCAGGCGGATCGGAGTATATACACTCACCGGCatcgtcgccgtggccagcgtggAGGCGTTGGGAACAATGCTGCTGGGCGCCGGCGCTGGCGACGACGACCGCGCCAACAGGGGACGGAGGCGGATCGCGCGCGGCGAGAGCGAGCCGATCGGCGGCATCTCGATGAGCTAGGGTGCCTGCTGCCTGctggccttcttcttcctcagggCTAAGGTTTAGGatcggagggagggagggagggagggaggggcccAACTCCAACGTGACAAATGGCAAGAAAaccaatcagattttctttttcaataaaataaaatactccctccgtctctccGTGAATAAATCCATTCTTAGAGTTGTCTTATCTTAAATCAAATTCCTTTATGGctttatgtttgaccaaatttatctgATAATTTCTTGACTCGACGTGACTCTCCGTCGCTCCGTGAATAAATCGATTCTTAGAGTCGTCTTAAAtcaaattcttttatatatgaCCAAATTTATCTGATAATTTCTTGACTCGACGTGGCTATCTACAAGACTATATCTGATGATTCCTTGACTCTGCTGACTGCTGGTAGAGAATACATGGAACACTCAGCAGCCAGCTG is from Miscanthus floridulus cultivar M001 chromosome 7, ASM1932011v1, whole genome shotgun sequence and encodes:
- the LOC136462468 gene encoding uncharacterized protein; its protein translation is MEGGGSGGRAASVAPARMTTVSRHYFGGSASEHHHDLRVDIIENIEEDYGMFVWPCSVILAEYVWQQRSRFSASRVVELGAGTSLPGLVAAKVGADVTLTDIAQNSEVLNNIRRICALNSASCTVSGLTWGEWDEPLFDLHPDIILGADVLYDSANFDDLFATVTFLLENSSGAVFITTYHNRSGHHLIESLMVKWGLKCLKLLDGFSFLPPCKAASLQGNIQLVEIALDKEKHK